In Pseudophryne corroboree isolate aPseCor3 chromosome 3, aPseCor3.hap2, whole genome shotgun sequence, a genomic segment contains:
- the LOC135055578 gene encoding keratin, type I cytoskeletal 47 kDa-like, with translation MQNLNDRLASYLDKVHALEKANSDLEAKIKAWYEKNKPGSSSSNANDYSKYLKTIEDLRTQIEKATVDNASVILAIDNARLAADDFRLKYENEVHMLQTTEADINGLKKVLEDLTMGKPDLDLQIKSLTEELADLKKNHEEETKSSHGTTVGQVNVEMHAAPGKDLTKILNDMRKEYEAMAEKNRKAAEDLFNKKSGEVKQVISAGQQQEKSHKTEITDLKRSLQSLEMELQALLATKQSLEQTLTETENDFCSQIAKIQQSISGLEEQLEQIKHDVECEKSEYETLLDIKGRLEKEIETYQKLLEGGDSLTGKDGNSTQASQTGQTTTHSHSSTHQSSNASISQISSSATPASHSSSSGGAGSGSHSSSSTSSSGSTHGSSGSGGQSSISGSGSATTSGQSSSATSSGTPGSGSVSSGSQSSSASSAVSGSGGHSGTASSGSHTASVSGEPVKTKKTIMKVETYVDGKMVDTKTEEVVEKIHG, from the exons ATGCAAAATCTAAATGACCGCTTGGCCTCATATTTGGATAAGGTCCATGCTTTGGAGAAGGCAAATTCAGACCTTGAGGCTAAAATTAAGGCCTGGTATGAAAAAAATAAACCTGGCTCCAGCAGTTCAAATGCCAATGACTACAGCAAATATCTCAAAACTATTGAAGATCTTCGAACTCAg ATAGAAAAAGCAACCGTGGACAATGCTAGTGTCATTTTGGCAATTGACAATGCTCGTCTAGCAGCAGATGACTTCAGATTGAa ATATGAGAATGAAGTTCATATGCTCCAGACCACTGAGGCAGACATCAATGGTCTTAAAAAGGTCTTGGAGGACCTGACCATGGGCAAGCCTGACCTCGATTTGCAGATTAAAAGCCTTACTGAAGAGCTGGCCGATCTCAAGAAGAACCACGAGGAG GAAACCAAGTCTTCCCATGGTACCACAGTTGGCCAAGTTAATGTAGAAATGCATGCAGCTCCAGGGAAAGATCTGACCAAGATACTCAATGACATGAGAAAGGAATACGAAGCTATGGCAGAGAAAAATCGCAAAGCTGCTGAGGATTTGTTCAACaaaaag agtggagaagtgaagcaaGTGATTTCTGCAGGGCAGCAGCAAGAGAAGTCACACAAGACCGAGATTACAGATCTGAAGCGCAGTCTGCAATCATTGGAAATGGAATTGCAAGCTCTTTTAGCAACG AAACAATCTTTGGAGCAGACACTGACAGAAACTGAAAATGACTTCTGCTCACAAATAGCAAAGATCCAGCAGTCGATCAGCGGCCTGGAGGAGCAGCTTGAACAGATAAAACACGACGTGGAATGTGAGAAGTCTGAATATGAGACACTTCTGGATATCAAAGGCCGGCTAGAAAAGGAGATTGAGACATATCAGAAGCTTCTGGAAGGAGG AGATTCTCTGACTGGGAAAGATGGAAATTCTACTCAAGCTTCCCAAACTGGGCAGACCACAAcacatagccacagctccacccatCAGTCTTCCAATGCTTCAATCAGTCAAATTTCAAGCTCTGCTACTCCAGCTTCTCATAGTTCAAGTTCAGGAGGTGCTGGCTCTGGCAGTCACAGCTCTAGTTCAACATCATCTTCTGGAAGTACACATGGCTCTTCTGGTTCTGGTGGCCAGAGCTCCATTTCTGGCTCTGGAAGTGCAACAACTAGTGGCCAAAGCTCTAGTGCAACATCATCTGGCACTCCTGGCTCTGGAAGTGTGAGTTCTGGTAGTCAGAGCTCTAGTGCATCATCAGCTGTTTCTGGATCTGGTGGTCACAGTGGTACAGCAAGTTCAGGAAGTCACACTGCATCTGTCTCTGGAG AGCCAGTCAAAACTAAGAAAACAATAATGAAGGTTGAAACATACGTTGATGGAAAAATGGTGGACACAAAAACTGAAGAGGTCGTAGAAAAGATACATGGGTGA